In Calditrichota bacterium, a single window of DNA contains:
- the dnaK gene encoding molecular chaperone DnaK translates to MGKIIGIDLGTTNSVVSVMEGGEPVVIANAEGTRTTPSVVAFTKKGERLVGAPAKRQAVTNPQNTVFSIKRFMGRFYNEVSTEMKEVPFKVAKGNNDVVMVDAGDKQYSPPEISAMILQKMRQTAEDYLGEKISEAVITVPAYFNDAQRQATKDAGKIAGLDVKRIINEPTAASLAYGLDKKEDEMIAVFDLGGGTFDISVLEIGDNVVEVKSTNGDTHLGGDDFDQRLIDYLAEEFLKEENVDLRKDPMALQRLKEAAEKAKVELSSSSETEVNLPFVTATESGPKHLNISITRSKFEQIVDDLIQRTLEPCKQALKDAGVKTSEIQEVILVGGSSRIPKVQEVVKEFFGKEPHKGVNPDEVVAIGAGIQGGVLTGDVNDILLLDVIPLSLGIETLGNVSTKLIEANTTIPTKKSQIFSTAADNQTSVEIHILQGEREMAVDNRSLGRFILDGIPPAQRGVPQVEVTFDVDANGMLHVSAKDKATNKEQSIRIEASSGLSETEIEKMRKDATAHSAEDKRKREEIDTKNQADSVVYQTEKQIADFGEKLGEEDKGKIEAAIGRLKEAQKGDNVDEIKSALDAVNTTWNEIAQKMYAQGQGPEQPGAQPGAEGQAEQEPEAAKDDSAEEGKVEDADYEVVDDKEEKKK, encoded by the coding sequence AAATCCCCAAAACACGGTTTTTTCAATAAAACGATTTATGGGACGTTTTTACAACGAAGTGAGCACTGAAATGAAAGAGGTGCCATTTAAAGTTGCCAAAGGTAACAACGACGTTGTAATGGTAGATGCTGGCGATAAACAATATTCACCACCTGAAATCTCTGCAATGATCCTGCAAAAAATGAGACAGACAGCAGAAGATTATTTAGGTGAAAAAATATCTGAAGCAGTAATTACTGTTCCGGCATATTTTAATGACGCCCAGAGACAAGCCACAAAAGATGCCGGTAAAATTGCCGGGTTGGATGTAAAAAGAATTATCAACGAACCAACTGCTGCATCTTTGGCTTATGGCCTGGATAAAAAAGAAGATGAAATGATTGCCGTGTTTGACCTTGGCGGCGGTACATTTGATATTTCTGTTCTTGAAATCGGTGACAATGTTGTTGAAGTAAAATCAACAAATGGTGACACACACCTTGGTGGTGATGATTTTGACCAGCGCTTGATTGACTATCTTGCAGAAGAATTTTTAAAAGAAGAAAATGTAGATTTACGTAAAGACCCGATGGCGCTTCAACGCCTTAAAGAGGCTGCAGAAAAAGCAAAAGTAGAATTGTCTTCTTCATCTGAAACAGAAGTAAATCTGCCATTTGTTACTGCGACAGAATCTGGTCCGAAACATTTAAATATATCAATTACCCGTTCTAAATTTGAGCAGATTGTTGATGATCTTATCCAGAGAACGCTGGAGCCATGTAAACAGGCGCTTAAAGATGCGGGAGTAAAGACTAGTGAAATTCAGGAAGTAATTCTTGTTGGTGGTTCTTCTCGTATCCCAAAAGTACAGGAAGTTGTAAAAGAGTTTTTTGGCAAAGAGCCACATAAAGGTGTTAACCCGGATGAAGTCGTTGCTATTGGTGCAGGTATCCAGGGCGGTGTTTTAACCGGTGATGTAAATGACATCCTTTTACTTGATGTTATTCCATTATCACTTGGTATTGAAACTCTTGGAAATGTCAGTACAAAACTGATTGAAGCCAATACTACAATCCCGACAAAAAAATCTCAGATATTTTCAACAGCGGCAGATAACCAGACATCTGTTGAGATTCATATCTTACAAGGTGAACGTGAGATGGCAGTTGATAACCGTTCGCTGGGACGCTTTATTTTGGATGGTATTCCTCCTGCGCAGAGAGGTGTTCCGCAGGTGGAAGTTACTTTTGATGTTGACGCAAATGGTATGTTGCATGTTTCTGCAAAGGACAAAGCGACAAACAAAGAGCAATCTATCAGGATTGAAGCATCAAGTGGTTTGAGTGAGACTGAAATTGAAAAAATGCGTAAAGATGCTACAGCTCATTCTGCTGAAGATAAGCGCAAACGAGAAGAAATTGATACAAAAAACCAGGCTGATTCTGTTGTTTATCAAACTGAAAAACAAATTGCAGATTTTGGTGAAAAGCTGGGCGAAGAAGACAAAGGCAAGATCGAAGCAGCCATTGGCCGCTTAAAAGAAGCGCAAAAAGGTGACAATGTAGATGAGATTAAATCTGCATTGGATGCTGTGAATACAACCTGGAACGAGATTGCCCAGAAAATGTATGCACAAGGCCAGGGACCTGAGCAACCAGGAGCACAGCCAGGTGCTGAGGGACAAGCTGAACAAGAGCCTGAAGCAGCAAAGGATGATTCTGCCGAAGAAGGCAAAGTTGAAGATGCTGACTATGAAGTTGTAGATGATAAAGAAGAAAAAAAGAAGTAA
- a CDS encoding alpha/beta fold hydrolase, translating to MASRSRVEFKNNSGETLYGLFEEPEQAVGYAIFAHCFTCSKDIAAASRISRALSNKGIAVLRFDFTGLGNSDGDFSNTNFSSNVEDLESAASFMRSNYQAPGILIGHSLGGAAVLVAAMEIPEVKAVVTIGAPATASHVKHNFAVHEADILEKGLAEVTLAGRKFTIKEQFLKDIDQYDRSNYLAKMRKALLVMHSPIDETVSINEAAKIYTNAKHPKSFISLDKADHLLTRKEDSEYVAGLISAWVEKYI from the coding sequence ATGGCCAGTAGAAGCAGAGTGGAATTTAAAAACAACTCCGGTGAAACACTTTATGGTCTGTTTGAAGAGCCGGAACAAGCCGTTGGTTATGCCATCTTTGCACATTGTTTTACATGTTCAAAAGATATTGCTGCTGCATCAAGAATAAGCCGGGCTCTTTCCAATAAAGGCATTGCTGTTTTAAGATTTGACTTTACCGGCCTTGGTAACAGCGATGGCGATTTTTCTAATACTAATTTTTCGTCAAATGTTGAGGATCTTGAAAGTGCAGCCAGTTTTATGCGATCAAACTATCAGGCTCCGGGTATTTTAATCGGACATAGTTTGGGAGGAGCAGCTGTACTTGTTGCTGCGATGGAAATTCCTGAAGTGAAGGCTGTTGTAACGATTGGTGCTCCGGCGACTGCTTCCCATGTAAAACATAATTTTGCAGTTCATGAAGCAGATATTCTGGAAAAGGGTTTGGCAGAAGTAACACTTGCCGGAAGAAAATTTACAATCAAAGAACAATTTTTAAAAGATATTGATCAATATGATCGCAGTAACTATTTAGCCAAAATGCGAAAAGCATTACTGGTGATGCATTCGCCTATAGATGAAACAGTATCCATAAATGAAGCCGCTAAAATTTATACCAATGCTAAACACCCTAAAAGTTTTATCTCCCTGGATAAAGCTGATCATTTATTGACCCGAAAAGAAGACTCTGAATATGTGGCCGGTTTAATTTCTGCCTGGGTTGAAAAGTATATTTGA
- a CDS encoding protein kinase, whose protein sequence is MIKIILLLLFIINIALPQKPSIQFKHLNVEDGLSQSSVMCILQDLDGFMWFGTEDGLNRYDGYNFKIFKNDPADSNTLGNNFIRAIYQDYNRQIWIGTGRGLNRYNPENGNFYSYDNIQALKGQYINTISLINKNELCITTRDNGFGFFDITTETFKAHNPEDFLDEPLSSGVRSAYLASSGEYFLATAGGIVKFNRQSGEYLLFKVSNLDNSISAKQIVEDDTGNLWFGSFYDGLVKFNLKSHAISFYKSHPDKKNSISDNHIIYLMKEKNRLWIGTEFGGVNILDLKQERFYSYESKGLPGDDISGNYIESIYRDRSGLIWIGTNASGLNVYDPKRIKFIHYKNEPLNSNSLSDDGIYALYEAPDKVGQELWIGTDKAGLNRLDRANQRFTVYKHDPANKNSISNNSVRAIYKDKSGILWVGTAGGGINLFDQNNEVFKPLSNLPLMKQLSVRTILPDPISGEQAMWIGTAADGLIEYHTSTGRIVNYLSLPDQKNGLNSNDIRAFYADKKGIIWLGTFSGGLNRLDPKTEVFKGYPADAANPNSITNNIVLSIYDDPTTDDQVLWLGTAGGINRFDVKTETFTHITENEGLPNNVVYSVMGDANGDLWISTNKGVTRYNPKDSTFRNYSISDGLQNEEFNAGAYFKSKSGEMFLGGIGGFNIFHPDSLTDNMEPATIKITSFKKFDKEVKLERNIESIRQINLAYNEDFFAFEFVSLDYGAPEKNQYAYKMEGFDKDWIYCGTRRYASYTNLDPGDYIFRVKGTNSDGFWNEKGTSIEISIEPPPWLTWWAYIIYLLGLVLLALGVRWIILNWKSLLAIRKRKISHYKLVERVGEGGMGTVFRAVDVNTNKIVALKVLKAEMLKEESNKKRFRHEGHLLTSLRNENIVKTHEIGESGNIGFIAMEFLTGGTLEEYLEANKPLSLEEIKRISLQICNGLIEIHSQKIYHRDIKTANIMLDADKNIRIMDFGLSKSPIVTTMTNLGTVMGTLGYVAPEQVTGVNVDHRTDIFSFGVLIYYMLTLKHPFNGENEMAMIHSIFNTEPEPPSTFREDVSSGYDQIVKKCLEKDPLLRYENAEDIKDDLLKI, encoded by the coding sequence ATGATAAAAATAATTTTACTACTCCTATTTATTATAAATATTGCACTTCCCCAAAAACCTTCAATTCAATTTAAACATTTGAATGTGGAAGATGGGCTTTCGCAAAGTTCTGTGATGTGTATATTACAGGACCTGGATGGGTTTATGTGGTTTGGGACAGAAGATGGGCTGAACCGCTATGATGGATATAACTTTAAAATTTTTAAAAACGATCCTGCCGATTCCAACACACTTGGGAATAATTTTATTCGCGCCATCTACCAGGATTATAACAGGCAAATCTGGATAGGAACGGGCCGTGGATTGAATAGATATAATCCTGAAAATGGTAATTTTTACAGCTATGACAATATCCAGGCACTAAAAGGGCAATATATAAATACAATTAGCCTTATCAATAAAAACGAGTTGTGCATAACTACCCGCGATAACGGATTTGGTTTTTTTGATATTACAACTGAAACATTTAAAGCACACAATCCTGAAGATTTCCTGGATGAGCCTTTGTCGTCCGGAGTGCGGTCAGCTTACCTGGCGAGTAGTGGTGAGTACTTTTTAGCAACTGCCGGTGGGATTGTTAAGTTTAATCGACAATCCGGAGAATATTTGTTGTTCAAAGTGAGTAATCTGGACAATAGTATAAGCGCTAAACAGATTGTTGAGGATGATACCGGAAACCTTTGGTTTGGGTCTTTTTATGATGGGCTCGTAAAGTTTAACTTAAAAAGCCACGCTATCTCATTTTATAAGAGCCACCCTGATAAAAAGAACTCGATTTCTGACAACCATATTATTTATCTGATGAAGGAAAAAAATAGACTTTGGATAGGAACTGAGTTTGGCGGGGTAAATATTCTCGATCTGAAACAGGAGCGTTTTTACAGCTATGAAAGCAAAGGACTGCCGGGAGATGATATAAGTGGTAATTATATCGAATCAATTTATAGGGACCGCTCTGGGCTAATATGGATTGGAACAAATGCGAGTGGTTTGAATGTCTACGATCCCAAACGAATAAAATTTATCCATTATAAAAACGAACCACTCAATTCTAATTCGCTTAGTGATGACGGTATTTACGCACTTTATGAGGCACCGGACAAAGTCGGACAGGAATTGTGGATTGGAACTGATAAAGCCGGACTGAACCGGCTTGACCGGGCTAATCAGAGATTTACGGTTTATAAACATGATCCGGCAAATAAAAATTCAATCTCAAATAATTCTGTACGGGCCATTTATAAAGACAAGTCCGGCATTTTATGGGTAGGAACTGCCGGAGGTGGAATTAATTTATTTGACCAAAATAATGAAGTTTTCAAACCACTCTCAAATTTGCCTTTGATGAAACAGTTATCTGTGAGAACAATATTGCCTGATCCGATTTCTGGTGAACAGGCAATGTGGATTGGAACAGCAGCTGATGGGTTAATAGAATATCATACATCGACAGGCAGGATTGTTAACTATTTGTCTTTACCGGATCAAAAAAATGGTCTTAACAGCAACGATATCCGTGCCTTCTATGCGGATAAAAAAGGGATTATCTGGTTAGGAACTTTTAGTGGTGGTTTAAACAGATTAGATCCCAAAACAGAAGTCTTTAAAGGCTATCCTGCAGATGCAGCAAACCCAAACAGCATCACCAATAATATTGTCTTGTCTATTTATGACGATCCCACAACCGATGACCAGGTTTTATGGCTTGGAACGGCGGGTGGCATAAATCGTTTTGATGTTAAGACGGAAACATTTACCCATATTACTGAAAATGAAGGTCTGCCAAATAATGTGGTTTATTCCGTTATGGGAGATGCAAACGGTGATTTGTGGATTAGTACAAATAAAGGTGTAACGCGTTATAATCCAAAGGATTCTACATTCCGAAATTATAGCATTAGCGATGGCCTGCAAAATGAGGAATTTAATGCCGGCGCTTATTTTAAAAGCAAAAGCGGGGAAATGTTTTTAGGCGGCATCGGAGGGTTTAATATTTTTCATCCTGACAGCCTGACTGATAATATGGAACCGGCTACGATTAAAATAACCAGTTTCAAAAAATTTGACAAAGAAGTTAAGTTGGAGCGAAATATTGAATCGATCCGGCAAATAAATCTTGCTTATAATGAGGATTTTTTCGCATTTGAATTTGTAAGCCTGGATTATGGTGCGCCTGAAAAAAATCAATATGCCTATAAAATGGAAGGTTTCGACAAAGATTGGATTTACTGTGGTACAAGGCGTTATGCCAGTTACACAAATCTTGATCCGGGAGATTATATTTTTCGGGTTAAAGGTACAAACAGTGATGGCTTTTGGAATGAAAAAGGCACATCGATTGAGATTTCAATTGAACCTCCGCCATGGCTAACCTGGTGGGCGTATATTATTTACCTTTTAGGATTGGTGTTACTGGCGCTTGGAGTGCGCTGGATTATTTTAAATTGGAAAAGCTTGCTGGCAATTCGCAAAAGAAAAATATCGCATTACAAATTAGTAGAACGCGTTGGTGAAGGGGGCATGGGAACAGTTTTCCGGGCTGTGGATGTTAACACCAATAAAATTGTAGCACTCAAAGTTCTTAAAGCGGAAATGTTAAAAGAGGAATCCAACAAAAAAAGGTTCCGCCATGAAGGGCATTTATTGACATCTCTGCGCAACGAAAATATTGTAAAGACCCACGAGATTGGTGAATCTGGAAATATTGGTTTTATTGCCATGGAGTTTTTAACCGGCGGTACTCTTGAAGAATATCTTGAAGCAAATAAGCCCCTTTCGTTGGAAGAAATAAAACGAATTTCTTTGCAGATTTGCAACGGGTTGATCGAAATCCATTCACAGAAAATATATCACCGTGATATTAAGACGGCCAATATTATGCTCGATGCTGACAAAAATATCCGCATTATGGATTTTGGTCTGTCGAAATCGCCAATTGTTACAACCATGACAAATCTCGGAACTGTGATGGGCACGCTGGGTTATGTTGCGCCGGAGCAGGTTACCGGTGTAAATGTTGATCATCGTACAGATATATTCTCGTTTGGTGTTTTAATTTATTATATGCTGACCTTAAAACATCCTTTTAACGGTGAAAATGAAATGGCCATGATCCATTCCATTTTTAATACGGAGCCTGAGCCGCCTTCAACTTTTAGGGAGGATGTTTCATCGGGATATGATCAGATCGTGAAAAAATGCCTGGAGAAAGATCCTTTACTTCGCTATGAAAATGCAGAAGACATTAAGGATGATTTATTGAAGATTTGA
- a CDS encoding ROK family protein: MKSELLWGLDLGGTKIESVVLDKSSKKVLARERIPTEAAKGYHHILNQITKLVELTSKKINSTPQTIGIGMPGALDSQNKMVKNSNTVCLNNQPLKNDLEKMLGFPIVMANDANCFALAETKMGIVPQIYPEAQVVFGVIIGTGVSGGIVVNGKIINGRHGIAGEWGHNFLDESSGPCYCGQFGCVENIISGPALEKFYYDLSGKKKYLPEIVKLIKKDDKATQTINRLNEMFGKGVAAVINILDPDVIIIGGGVGNIDSLYDEGRDHIKKYLFNDCLDTLIVKPKLGDSAGVFGAAMLAD, encoded by the coding sequence ATGAAATCAGAATTACTTTGGGGACTTGATCTCGGCGGGACAAAAATAGAATCGGTGGTGCTGGACAAATCCAGTAAAAAAGTATTGGCCAGAGAACGCATTCCTACGGAGGCCGCAAAAGGTTATCATCATATTTTAAATCAAATCACAAAACTTGTTGAGCTGACTTCAAAAAAAATAAATAGTACTCCCCAAACAATTGGAATCGGAATGCCCGGCGCGCTGGATTCTCAAAATAAAATGGTCAAGAACAGCAACACAGTTTGTCTAAACAATCAACCTTTAAAAAATGATCTTGAAAAAATGCTGGGGTTTCCCATTGTGATGGCAAATGATGCAAATTGTTTTGCCCTTGCAGAAACAAAAATGGGTATTGTGCCACAAATATATCCGGAAGCGCAAGTCGTTTTTGGAGTGATAATCGGAACAGGCGTTAGCGGCGGCATTGTTGTAAACGGCAAAATTATTAATGGCCGCCATGGAATAGCGGGCGAGTGGGGACATAATTTTCTGGATGAAAGCAGCGGCCCTTGCTATTGTGGACAATTTGGTTGTGTGGAAAATATTATATCAGGTCCGGCGTTGGAAAAATTTTATTATGATCTTTCAGGAAAGAAAAAATATCTTCCAGAAATTGTGAAATTGATTAAAAAAGATGATAAAGCTACACAAACCATAAATCGCTTAAACGAGATGTTTGGCAAAGGCGTGGCAGCAGTTATTAATATTTTGGACCCGGATGTAATTATAATTGGCGGCGGTGTTGGAAATATCGATTCGCTTTATGACGAAGGAAGGGATCATATAAAAAAATATCTGTTTAATGACTGCCTCGATACACTAATTGTAAAGCCCAAACTTGGCGATAGCGCGGGTGTTTTTGGTGCAGCAATGCTTGCGGATTGA
- a CDS encoding glycosyltransferase, whose translation MNNVSVVIPSLNEEEFIERCLDAVSRQTLGLVKEIIVADNNSTDTTREICRKKDVILVNGGLPAVGRNRGAEEASGEYILFLDADTIIPENFLQSSLTLFEAKSLDVASFFFTPQPLSNWFNVVFGTYNYLAYLASVLQGPFFLTSGCCILTKRSCHINVDGFDENIVVLEEYDYIKKIKKNGNFRVLPVAVKTSTRRFTKTNKWSSVLALFKCYFKWVFKRKIVDDKYGYWKQ comes from the coding sequence ATGAACAATGTTTCTGTTGTAATTCCAAGTTTGAACGAGGAAGAATTTATTGAAAGATGTTTGGACGCAGTATCAAGACAAACCCTCGGATTAGTTAAAGAAATTATTGTGGCAGATAATAATTCAACAGATACTACTCGGGAGATTTGTAGGAAAAAAGATGTCATCCTGGTAAATGGAGGGCTACCTGCCGTTGGAAGAAACCGGGGAGCAGAAGAGGCAAGTGGTGAATACATATTGTTCCTCGATGCTGACACAATAATCCCTGAAAATTTTTTACAATCATCGCTAACTTTGTTTGAAGCAAAATCACTTGACGTAGCCTCTTTTTTCTTTACACCTCAACCTTTGTCCAATTGGTTTAATGTTGTTTTTGGGACATACAATTACTTAGCTTATTTAGCCTCCGTTTTACAAGGCCCATTTTTCCTAACATCAGGTTGCTGCATTTTGACTAAAAGATCTTGCCATATAAATGTGGATGGTTTTGATGAAAATATTGTTGTGTTGGAAGAGTATGATTATATAAAAAAGATTAAGAAAAACGGAAATTTCCGCGTACTGCCAGTTGCGGTAAAAACATCAACTCGTAGGTTTACAAAAACAAATAAGTGGTCAAGTGTTTTGGCTCTATTTAAATGTTATTTTAAATGGGTTTTTAAAAGAAAAATCGTGGATGATAAATATGGCTACTGGAAACAATGA
- a CDS encoding polysaccharide deacetylase family protein, which produces MATGNNEPIILTFDDGPHPQWTPKLLNILSAHNIKAIFFMIGSNAAKNGGIVKDVIAEGHRIGNHTWSHKPLLALSKKSIFEEINKTHQFFLDCFSYKISCFRPPWGIIRKSHLELIESRFNYESVFWDVDSRDYFLPFPIRDKKKLKTKTIYLFHDGIKFSPVFSREHTLLSVERLIKIHTCK; this is translated from the coding sequence ATGGCTACTGGAAACAATGAACCAATAATATTAACATTTGATGATGGGCCACATCCACAATGGACTCCCAAATTATTAAACATCTTATCTGCCCATAATATAAAAGCTATATTTTTTATGATTGGCTCAAATGCAGCGAAAAACGGTGGTATCGTAAAAGATGTAATAGCGGAAGGGCATAGAATTGGTAACCATACATGGTCTCATAAACCTTTGCTTGCACTAAGCAAAAAAAGCATATTTGAAGAAATAAACAAAACGCACCAGTTTTTTCTCGACTGCTTTTCATACAAAATTAGTTGCTTTCGACCTCCATGGGGGATTATTCGAAAAAGTCATCTTGAACTTATTGAAAGTAGATTTAATTACGAATCAGTTTTTTGGGATGTTGACTCAAGAGATTATTTTTTACCATTTCCAATAAGGGACAAAAAAAAACTTAAAACAAAAACTATTTATTTATTTCATGATGGGATAAAATTCAGCCCAGTTTTCAGTAGAGAGCACACCTTGTTATCGGTGGAAAGGTTGATTAAAATCCATACCTGTAAATAA